From bacterium:
CGAAACCCCCGCGTCTGTCCCGAGGCCTCCCCTTCCTCGGCCACCTGATTGAACTGCGACGCGCCCCGATCGATCTGTTCTGGCGGGTTCGCAACGAGTGCGGCGAAGTCGGCGAGATCAATCTGGCCGGCACTCGCGTCGCACTGCTCAGCGGCCCCGAAGCCCAGATGGCGTTCTTTCGCGCGCCCGACGAGCAACTCAATCAGGCTCTCGCCTATCCCTTCATGCAGCCGATTTTCGGGCCTGGCGTCATTTTCGATCTACCGGTCGAACAGCGCAAGAAGGCCCTGCGCACGCGAGCGCTGCGCGACGAGCACATGCGTCGACACGCCGACGTAATCTCCCGCGAAACGGAAATGATGTGCGATCGCCTGGGCGACTCCGGCGAGATCGATCTTCTGGCCTTCTTCGGTGAACTGACCACGTATACATCGACCGCCACCTTGATCGGCCAGGAGTTTCGCGATGACCTGGCCCGCAAGGGCAGTGAATTCGCGCACGCATTCCAGGACCTGGAGCGCGGCACGGATGCATTCGCCTATGTAAACCACAACCTGCCCCTGCCATCGTTCAGGGCCAGGGATCGGGCACGTAAGAAACTCGTCGAACTGATCACGGAGATCCTCGACCGACGCGAAGAGGAAGGAAGACGCTGCCGGGACCTCTTGCAG
This genomic window contains:
- a CDS encoding cytochrome P450, producing MTTARDVRPEGDGTKPPRLSRGLPFLGHLIELRRAPIDLFWRVRNECGEVGEINLAGTRVALLSGPEAQMAFFRAPDEQLNQALAYPFMQPIFGPGVIFDLPVEQRKKALRTRALRDEHMRRHADVISRETEMMCDRLGDSGEIDLLAFFGELTTYTSTATLIGQEFRDDLARKGSEFAHAFQDLERGTDAFAYVNHNLPLPSFRARDRARKKLVELITEILDRREEEGRRCRDLLQ